The following coding sequences are from one Verrucosispora sp. WMMD573 window:
- a CDS encoding phosphodiesterase, whose product MLIAHLSDPHLTTGVLGAEPAAGLHRALGRVLALNPRPDCVVITGDLADHGRPDEYAVLREVLGRFPLPVHLVTGNHDDRESLLDAFGGTPWLGGGFSAYYQVDHPGATVVVLDSLVPGSDGGRLGAEQLAWLDGVLAARADVPAVVCLHHPPVEVGIPAADSIRLADGAELAEVLRRHPHVVRVAAGHLHRPVSAAFAGTVLSVAPSTWRQSTLTMSDDERIGWVAEPTALLLHVVSGSGCVTHTVQVSHTAGMTCGF is encoded by the coding sequence ATGCTCATCGCCCACCTCAGCGATCCGCACCTGACCACCGGCGTCCTCGGCGCCGAGCCGGCGGCCGGCCTGCACCGGGCGCTCGGCCGGGTGTTGGCGCTGAACCCCCGACCCGACTGCGTGGTCATCACCGGCGACCTGGCTGATCACGGCCGTCCCGACGAGTACGCCGTGCTGCGCGAGGTGCTCGGCCGGTTTCCGTTGCCGGTGCACCTGGTCACCGGCAACCACGACGACCGGGAGTCGCTGCTGGACGCCTTCGGGGGCACGCCCTGGCTCGGCGGCGGCTTCTCCGCTTACTACCAGGTCGATCACCCCGGAGCGACCGTGGTCGTGCTCGACTCCCTGGTCCCCGGCTCGGACGGCGGGCGGCTCGGTGCGGAGCAGCTCGCCTGGCTGGACGGGGTGCTGGCGGCGCGCGCCGACGTGCCGGCCGTGGTCTGCCTGCATCATCCACCGGTCGAGGTCGGCATCCCGGCCGCCGACTCGATCCGGCTCGCCGACGGTGCCGAGCTCGCCGAGGTGCTGCGCCGACACCCCCATGTGGTACGCGTCGCCGCCGGCCACCTGCACCGCCCGGTGAGCGCCGCCTTCGCGGGCACGGTGCTGTCGGTAGCACCGAGCACCTGGCGGCAGTCGACGTTGACCATGAGCGACGACGAGCGGATCGGTTGGGTCGCCGAGCCGACCGCACTGCTGCTGCACGTGGTGTCCGGGTCGGGCTGCGTCACGCACACCGTCCAGGTGAGCCACACCGCCGGCATGACCTGCGGCTTCTGA
- a CDS encoding glycoside hydrolase domain-containing protein, which yields MDEMVLRAQQWVNATYASVPGYVRTAENGVTGWGIAFALTRALQHELGITELSDNFGPTTFSRLSQYGEVGISSTNMNMRTIVEAALYCKGYSGGGIDGAFNTNTLSGLTALVNNMGLHVGYVTGVTPKVFKALLTMDAYVLLSGGDAYVQQIQRWLNRSYGHRRDFYYGPCDGYFSRDVQKGLILAIQYELGMADGVANGNVGPGTKAGLQSQAYVRQGSVDSGDTGFVRLFQAALTFNGYDGHWSSSEGTFDSRIEFAVKHFQEFVKLPQSGAGDYQTWMSLLLSTGDPDRRGTAMDCMYPLNSATIASVRAAGYKYVGRYLNGGTNKRLTHSEIALIFDNGMSIFPLYQEWGDAVHHFSYSQGYQAGLEACASAREFGIPYGTVIYFSVDFDALDSEITSAVAPHFRGVRDAVAEDGNRYAIGVYGCRNVCRRLAALGLTTRSFVSGMSTGYSGNLGFPLPSNWAFDQISNFVLAPGTPGAVEIDNNIVSGLDHGINSVNRERDANDAFYTYLRWLEARAGQWRDQGHTERSAAELVAQYLRYRSRKYDFAGAETTFGAIDKDFVDFAHNYAGRPDKAPLRDPVTFWDSDVEHFGATFGAVLNNTLHDDRTKVSLVDFGGWCGDLLSTLGDMVQSGVSTSDAYDWAVDHIANPSDDSFFTIGDFIADVDAMVLGMQFRAHPTRTLSFEISEIYSDIYRAKARFDSFYSVRFNKNLQTLLGAARSVFYQTSDLLYNVGREAFWNRTFSESTGHQIVGTVPDAYKDACAAGFATVVQRYSDM from the coding sequence ATGGATGAAATGGTTCTGAGGGCGCAACAGTGGGTCAATGCCACCTATGCGTCGGTGCCGGGTTACGTGCGCACGGCCGAGAACGGTGTCACCGGTTGGGGCATCGCCTTTGCGTTGACCCGTGCCCTTCAGCACGAGTTGGGGATCACCGAACTGTCCGACAACTTCGGTCCCACCACGTTCAGCCGGTTGAGTCAGTACGGTGAGGTGGGGATCAGCTCGACCAACATGAACATGCGGACCATCGTCGAGGCCGCGTTGTACTGCAAGGGTTACAGCGGCGGCGGGATCGACGGCGCCTTCAACACGAACACGTTGTCCGGCCTGACCGCGCTGGTCAACAACATGGGTCTGCACGTCGGGTACGTCACGGGCGTGACGCCCAAGGTGTTCAAGGCACTGCTGACGATGGACGCTTACGTGCTGCTGTCCGGCGGCGATGCGTACGTCCAGCAGATCCAGCGCTGGCTCAACAGGTCCTACGGTCATCGCCGCGACTTCTACTACGGGCCCTGTGACGGCTACTTCTCCCGTGACGTGCAGAAGGGCCTGATCCTCGCCATCCAGTACGAGTTGGGGATGGCCGACGGAGTGGCGAACGGCAACGTCGGTCCGGGCACCAAGGCCGGCCTCCAGTCGCAGGCGTACGTCAGGCAGGGGTCCGTCGACAGTGGTGACACCGGCTTCGTCCGGCTCTTTCAGGCGGCGCTGACCTTCAACGGGTACGACGGGCATTGGAGCAGCAGCGAGGGCACGTTCGACAGCCGGATCGAGTTCGCCGTCAAGCACTTCCAGGAGTTCGTCAAGCTGCCACAGTCGGGTGCCGGCGACTACCAGACCTGGATGTCGCTGCTGCTCTCCACGGGCGACCCCGATCGCCGGGGCACGGCGATGGACTGCATGTATCCGCTCAACAGCGCCACCATCGCGTCAGTGCGGGCGGCGGGCTACAAGTACGTCGGGCGCTACCTCAACGGCGGCACCAACAAGAGACTCACCCATTCGGAGATCGCGCTGATCTTCGACAACGGAATGTCGATCTTCCCGCTCTACCAGGAGTGGGGCGACGCTGTCCACCACTTCAGCTACAGCCAGGGTTACCAGGCTGGCCTCGAAGCCTGTGCGTCGGCCCGGGAGTTCGGGATCCCCTACGGCACGGTCATCTACTTCTCGGTCGACTTCGACGCCCTCGATTCGGAAATCACCAGCGCGGTGGCACCACACTTCCGCGGCGTACGCGACGCCGTCGCCGAGGACGGCAACCGTTACGCCATCGGCGTGTACGGCTGCCGGAACGTGTGTCGGCGGCTCGCCGCTCTCGGGCTGACCACCCGCAGCTTCGTCAGTGGCATGTCGACGGGCTACAGCGGAAACCTCGGCTTTCCGCTGCCCTCGAACTGGGCGTTCGACCAGATTTCAAACTTCGTCCTCGCGCCGGGCACCCCCGGTGCGGTCGAGATCGACAACAACATCGTCTCGGGACTTGATCACGGCATCAACAGCGTGAACCGGGAACGCGACGCCAACGACGCCTTCTACACCTACCTGCGGTGGCTGGAGGCCCGCGCCGGCCAGTGGCGCGACCAGGGACACACCGAACGGTCGGCGGCCGAACTGGTCGCGCAGTACCTGCGCTACCGGAGCCGGAAGTACGACTTCGCGGGAGCGGAGACGACGTTCGGCGCCATCGACAAGGACTTCGTGGACTTCGCCCACAACTACGCCGGCCGGCCGGACAAGGCTCCGCTGCGCGACCCGGTGACGTTCTGGGACTCCGACGTCGAACACTTCGGCGCGACGTTCGGGGCAGTGCTGAACAACACCCTGCACGACGACCGGACGAAGGTCAGCCTCGTCGACTTCGGCGGCTGGTGCGGCGACCTGCTGAGCACGCTCGGCGACATGGTACAGAGTGGGGTTTCCACGTCCGACGCCTACGACTGGGCGGTCGACCACATAGCGAACCCCTCCGACGACTCCTTCTTCACCATCGGGGACTTCATCGCCGACGTCGACGCGATGGTGCTCGGCATGCAGTTCCGAGCACATCCCACGAGGACGTTGTCCTTCGAGATCAGCGAGATCTATTCCGACATCTACCGGGCGAAGGCCCGCTTCGACAGTTTCTACTCGGTGCGCTTCAACAAAAACCTGCAAACCCTGCTGGGCGCTGCCCGGTCCGTCTTCTATCAGACATCGGATCTGCTGTACAACGTCGGCCGGGAAGCATTCTGGAACCGGACGTTCAGCGAGAGCACTGGCCACCAGATCGTCGGGACCGTGCCGGACGCATACAAGGACGCGTGTGCCGCCGGATTCGCGACCGTCGTCCAGCGTTACTCGGACATGTGA
- a CDS encoding lamin tail domain-containing protein: MTRRLIGLVAAFAVMVAGSLTAAVPAQAATPAIELTKIYYDSPGTDNRSNSSLNAEYVKLTNRRASTINLKNWTLRDKANHVYKFSGDVRIAKGKSIVIRTGKGKNTAGTRYWGSGNYIWNNTGDTAYLRNASGKQIDKCAWTKKGAGYTNC; the protein is encoded by the coding sequence ATGACGAGAAGGCTCATCGGGCTCGTGGCCGCGTTCGCCGTGATGGTGGCTGGTTCGCTCACTGCGGCCGTCCCGGCACAGGCTGCCACCCCGGCCATCGAACTCACCAAGATCTACTACGACTCGCCGGGCACTGACAACCGGTCAAATTCCAGCCTGAACGCCGAGTACGTGAAGCTCACCAACCGGCGGGCAAGCACCATCAATCTGAAGAACTGGACCCTGCGCGACAAGGCCAACCACGTCTACAAGTTCAGCGGCGACGTCAGAATCGCCAAGGGCAAGAGCATCGTCATCCGCACCGGCAAGGGCAAGAACACGGCGGGGACCCGATACTGGGGCTCGGGCAACTACATCTGGAACAACACCGGCGACACCGCGTACCTGCGCAACGCCAGCGGCAAGCAGATCGACAAGTGCGCCTGGACGAAGAAGGGCGCGGGCTACACGAACTGCTGA
- a CDS encoding aspartate-semialdehyde dehydrogenase — MARLPTLAVVGATGAVGTVMCELLTGRRNVWGEIRLLASERSAGRKVRCRGEELTVQVLTEEALDGVDVAMFDVPDEVAAHWAPIAVGRGAIVVDNSGAFRMDPEVPLVVPEINPEQLRNRPRGIVANANCTTLAMIVAVAPLHREYGLRELVLASYQAVSGAGQVGVDALHDQLTKVAGDRLLGSRTGDVRQAVGDDLGPFPAPLALNVVPWAGSLADAGWSSEEMKLRNESRKILGLRDLKVSATCVRVPVVTGHSVAVHAVFATEIDAEGARGVLRNAPGVIVVDDPAAGEFPMPIDAVGTDPSWVGRIRRAIDDPRALNFFVTGDNLRKGAALNTAQIAELLAKTLTHP, encoded by the coding sequence GTGGCCAGGCTGCCCACCCTGGCCGTGGTCGGGGCGACGGGGGCCGTCGGCACGGTGATGTGTGAGCTGCTCACCGGGCGGCGCAACGTCTGGGGTGAAATCCGGTTGCTCGCCTCCGAACGCTCCGCCGGTCGGAAGGTCCGCTGCCGGGGCGAGGAACTGACCGTTCAGGTCCTCACCGAGGAGGCGCTCGACGGCGTCGACGTGGCGATGTTCGACGTGCCGGACGAGGTCGCCGCGCACTGGGCGCCTATCGCGGTCGGTCGTGGCGCCATCGTGGTGGACAATTCCGGTGCCTTCCGGATGGATCCCGAGGTTCCGCTGGTGGTGCCCGAGATCAATCCGGAGCAGTTGCGCAACCGGCCTCGGGGCATCGTCGCCAACGCCAACTGCACGACGCTCGCGATGATCGTCGCGGTCGCCCCGCTGCACCGCGAGTACGGGCTGCGGGAACTGGTGCTCGCCTCGTACCAGGCGGTCTCTGGAGCCGGTCAGGTCGGCGTGGACGCGCTGCACGACCAGTTGACCAAGGTGGCCGGCGACCGGCTGCTCGGCTCGCGTACCGGCGACGTCCGGCAGGCGGTCGGCGACGACCTCGGCCCTTTCCCCGCGCCGCTGGCGCTCAACGTGGTTCCCTGGGCGGGCTCGCTGGCCGATGCTGGCTGGTCGTCCGAGGAGATGAAGCTGCGCAACGAGTCGCGCAAGATCCTCGGTTTGCGTGACCTCAAGGTCTCCGCCACCTGTGTGCGGGTACCCGTGGTGACCGGCCACTCGGTTGCGGTGCACGCCGTCTTCGCCACCGAGATCGACGCCGAGGGCGCCCGTGGTGTGCTGCGCAACGCGCCCGGTGTGATCGTGGTCGACGATCCGGCCGCCGGTGAGTTCCCGATGCCGATCGACGCGGTGGGCACCGACCCCTCCTGGGTCGGCCGAATCCGCCGCGCCATCGACGACCCGCGCGCGTTGAACTTCTTCGTCACCGGCGACAACCTCCGCAAGGGCGCCGCCCTCAACACCGCCCAGATCGCCGAACTCCTCGCCAAAACCCTCACCCACCCCTAA
- a CDS encoding metallophosphoesterase, with amino-acid sequence MRKRTLFRLATATVATGAAALAYASLVERNMFTLRRFDVPVLPTGTEPLRVLHLSDLHMTPNQVRKQQWVASLAALDPDLVVVTGDNMAHPGAVPGVLRALQPLLDYPGAFVFGSNDYTGPVWKNPFTYFLPDREYTEGVELPSDELRDVLVGAGWVDLNNRRNTVKAGGRAIDMVGVDDPHVERDDYPSVAGPISPDVDLSIALTHSPEPAVLDEMAADGFGLLLAGHTHGGQVCVPGVGALVTNCGLPRSMAKGLHRWPGSDSWLHVSAGLGTHPTAPVRFACPPEASLLTLIPR; translated from the coding sequence ATGCGAAAGCGCACACTATTCCGGCTCGCGACCGCAACCGTCGCCACCGGTGCCGCCGCCCTGGCGTACGCCTCCCTGGTCGAGCGCAACATGTTCACCCTCCGCCGCTTCGACGTGCCGGTGCTGCCGACCGGCACCGAGCCGCTGCGCGTGCTGCACCTGTCGGACCTGCACATGACCCCCAACCAGGTACGCAAGCAGCAGTGGGTCGCCTCGCTGGCCGCCCTCGATCCCGACCTCGTGGTGGTGACCGGAGACAACATGGCGCACCCGGGTGCGGTGCCGGGGGTGCTGCGAGCGCTGCAACCCCTGCTCGACTACCCGGGTGCGTTCGTGTTCGGCTCGAACGACTACACCGGGCCGGTCTGGAAGAACCCGTTCACCTACTTCCTGCCCGACCGGGAGTACACCGAGGGCGTCGAGCTGCCCTCCGACGAGCTGCGTGACGTGCTCGTCGGGGCCGGCTGGGTCGACCTGAACAACCGGCGGAACACGGTCAAGGCCGGCGGCCGGGCAATCGACATGGTCGGGGTGGACGACCCCCACGTCGAGCGGGACGACTACCCATCGGTTGCCGGGCCGATCTCCCCCGACGTCGACCTCTCCATCGCGCTCACCCACTCTCCCGAGCCCGCAGTGCTCGACGAGATGGCCGCTGATGGCTTCGGGCTGCTGCTCGCCGGGCACACCCACGGTGGCCAGGTGTGCGTGCCGGGGGTAGGGGCGCTGGTGACCAACTGCGGGCTGCCCCGGTCGATGGCGAAGGGCCTGCACCGCTGGCCCGGATCGGATTCCTGGCTGCACGTCTCCGCCGGGCTCGGCACCCATCCGACCGCCCCCGTACGGTTCGCCTGCCCTCCGGAGGCCAGCCTGCTCACGCTGATCCCGCGCTGA
- a CDS encoding aspartate kinase: MALVVQKYGGSSVANAERIKRVAERIVAARKAGDDVVVVVSAMGDTTDELLDLANQVSPLPPGRELDMLLTAGERISMALLAMAIHNLGYEARSFTGSQAGVITTSVHGRARIIDVTPGRLKGALDEGAVVIVAGFQGVSQDTKDVTTLGRGGSDTTAVALAAALRADVCEIYTDVDGVFTADPRIVPNARHIRQITYEEMLELAACGAKVLHLRSVEYARRAGLPIHVRSSYSTNTGTMVTGSMEELSVEQALITGVAHDRSEAKITIVGVPDEPGAAASIFDTVAGAEINIDMIVQNVSTEGTGRTDISFTLPKTDGPTAMAALSKIQETLNFKGLLYDDHVGKVSLIGAGMRSHPGVAASFFAALGQAGVNIEMISTSEIRVSVVCRDTDLDAAVRAIHEAFDLGGDTEAVVYAGTGR, encoded by the coding sequence GTGGCACTCGTGGTGCAGAAGTACGGCGGGTCCTCCGTCGCCAACGCCGAGCGGATCAAGCGGGTGGCCGAGCGCATCGTCGCTGCCCGCAAGGCCGGCGACGACGTGGTCGTGGTGGTCTCCGCGATGGGTGACACCACCGACGAACTGCTCGACCTGGCCAACCAGGTGAGCCCGTTGCCGCCCGGGCGGGAGCTGGACATGCTTCTCACCGCCGGCGAACGGATCTCCATGGCGCTGCTCGCCATGGCGATCCACAACCTGGGGTACGAAGCCCGCTCGTTCACCGGCTCCCAGGCCGGCGTGATCACCACGTCGGTGCACGGCCGGGCGCGGATCATCGACGTCACCCCGGGCCGGCTGAAGGGCGCGCTGGACGAGGGTGCCGTGGTCATCGTCGCCGGTTTTCAGGGCGTGTCGCAGGACACCAAGGACGTCACCACACTCGGGCGGGGCGGTTCCGACACCACCGCCGTGGCGCTGGCTGCGGCGCTCCGCGCGGACGTCTGCGAGATCTACACCGACGTCGACGGGGTGTTCACCGCCGATCCTCGGATCGTGCCCAACGCCCGGCACATCAGGCAGATCACCTACGAGGAGATGCTGGAGCTGGCCGCCTGCGGCGCCAAGGTGCTGCACCTGCGTAGCGTGGAGTACGCCCGGCGGGCCGGGCTGCCGATCCATGTCCGTTCGTCATACTCGACAAACACCGGCACCATGGTCACCGGATCGATGGAGGAGCTCTCTGTGGAGCAGGCACTGATCACCGGGGTCGCCCACGACCGTAGCGAGGCCAAGATCACTATCGTCGGGGTGCCCGACGAGCCCGGCGCCGCCGCGAGCATCTTCGACACCGTCGCGGGCGCTGAGATCAACATCGACATGATCGTGCAGAACGTCTCCACCGAGGGCACCGGTCGCACGGACATCTCCTTCACCCTGCCGAAGACCGACGGTCCGACGGCGATGGCCGCCCTGAGCAAGATCCAGGAAACCCTGAACTTCAAGGGCCTGCTCTACGACGACCACGTCGGCAAGGTCTCCCTGATCGGCGCGGGGATGCGGTCGCATCCGGGGGTGGCCGCCAGCTTCTTCGCCGCGCTGGGCCAGGCCGGGGTGAACATCGAGATGATCTCCACCTCGGAGATCCGGGTCTCGGTGGTCTGCCGGGACACCGATCTCGATGCGGCGGTCCGCGCCATCCACGAGGCCTTCGACCTCGGCGGCGACACCGAAGCCGTGGTGTACGCGGGGACGGGGCGGTAG
- a CDS encoding nitroreductase family protein, with the protein MTDLTPLLAFRWSPRSFDPVAELTPAEVTTLLEAARWAPSVGNRQPWRFAVGHREDETFKRILVNLPAGEQRWAGRASVLLLAAYQPADNPFAVYDLGQAVAHLTVQATALGLHVRQVADLDRPGLVADLDLPSDVRPYVVTAVGQLGDPFSLPADLLRDETSLRHRQPLPELVLSCSNASR; encoded by the coding sequence ATGACCGACCTCACTCCGCTGCTCGCCTTCCGCTGGAGCCCCCGCTCCTTCGACCCGGTCGCGGAGTTGACTCCAGCCGAGGTGACGACCCTGCTGGAGGCGGCACGGTGGGCACCGTCGGTCGGCAACCGCCAACCGTGGCGATTCGCCGTCGGGCACCGCGAGGACGAGACCTTCAAGCGGATCCTGGTCAACCTGCCGGCGGGCGAGCAGCGGTGGGCCGGGCGGGCCAGCGTCCTGCTGCTCGCCGCGTACCAGCCCGCCGACAACCCGTTCGCGGTGTACGACCTGGGTCAGGCGGTGGCCCATCTGACCGTGCAGGCCACCGCGCTGGGGCTGCACGTGCGTCAGGTCGCCGACCTCGACCGGCCCGGCCTGGTCGCCGACCTCGACCTACCATCCGACGTGCGACCGTACGTGGTGACGGCGGTCGGGCAACTCGGTGACCCGTTCAGCCTCCCGGCCGACCTGTTGCGTGACGAGACGTCACTACGCCACCGCCAACCATTGCCAGAACTGGTCCTGAGCTGCTCGAACGCTTCGCGCTGA
- a CDS encoding sensor domain-containing diguanylate cyclase: MDHQRVIRDVTVRLPMASTVTEVCEAAVEALARYTPATIAVLLHVHGRLRCVAATGSWQVFATVAPDAGIVGRVYTGGRSAVVPDVAADAAHIPVRPDVTAEVCVPVLNPAGRTVGVLDLQWTGPADLGSWRLVAERIAARLGTRISALGGPVESRSEKLLRHVSAMTAASTEWDLMTAAIAAARDVSTLAAAVLLLGGRGGPRLGAPTVAPGGLETRMRRELAELDAPAIGRIIDRAHRYGAGYTLGEAGHPPTDEHQPLVRAGVSTLVAVPFGPPERGGVLLVADERLLRPDPTTVNLLELLAGQAWSCLDRLRTLERLREQASSDPLTGLRHTGPFGQRIATVTPGRTALLAIDVDGFKIVNDTYGHQAGDQVLIGLARALEDALRQGDELYRIGGDEFVAVIEVNRPEEAVRVAERLTEAARRVGRTISVGVALPRPGESPELALRRADQALYAVKRQGRDGVHLSAA; the protein is encoded by the coding sequence GTGGATCACCAGCGAGTCATCCGTGACGTCACGGTCCGCCTGCCCATGGCGTCGACCGTCACCGAGGTCTGCGAAGCGGCCGTCGAGGCTCTCGCCCGGTACACCCCTGCCACGATCGCCGTCCTGCTGCACGTGCACGGCCGGCTCCGCTGCGTCGCCGCCACCGGATCCTGGCAGGTCTTCGCCACCGTCGCCCCGGACGCCGGCATCGTCGGGCGGGTCTACACCGGTGGGCGTTCCGCAGTCGTCCCGGATGTCGCGGCCGACGCCGCGCACATCCCGGTACGCCCCGACGTCACCGCCGAGGTGTGCGTACCGGTGCTGAACCCGGCGGGGCGGACCGTCGGCGTACTCGACCTGCAGTGGACCGGGCCGGCCGACCTCGGCTCGTGGCGGCTGGTCGCCGAGCGGATCGCCGCCCGCCTCGGCACCCGGATCTCGGCGCTCGGCGGGCCGGTGGAGAGCCGCAGCGAGAAGCTGCTCCGGCACGTCTCGGCGATGACCGCCGCCAGCACCGAGTGGGACCTCATGACGGCGGCGATCGCCGCGGCCCGGGACGTGTCGACCCTTGCCGCGGCCGTCCTGCTGCTCGGTGGCCGGGGTGGCCCGCGACTCGGTGCCCCGACGGTCGCTCCGGGCGGGTTGGAGACCCGGATGCGTCGCGAACTGGCCGAGCTGGACGCCCCGGCGATCGGGCGCATCATCGACCGGGCCCACCGCTACGGCGCGGGCTACACCCTCGGTGAGGCCGGTCATCCACCGACCGACGAGCATCAACCACTGGTCCGGGCCGGCGTCAGCACGCTGGTGGCGGTGCCCTTCGGGCCGCCGGAGCGGGGTGGTGTGCTGCTGGTCGCCGACGAGCGGCTGCTGCGGCCGGACCCGACCACCGTCAACCTGCTGGAGCTGCTGGCCGGGCAGGCGTGGAGCTGCCTGGATCGGCTACGCACCCTGGAACGGCTGCGCGAGCAGGCCAGTTCCGACCCGCTGACCGGGCTGCGGCACACCGGTCCGTTCGGACAGCGGATCGCCACCGTGACGCCGGGTCGCACCGCCCTGCTGGCGATCGACGTGGACGGGTTCAAGATAGTCAACGACACGTACGGCCACCAGGCGGGCGACCAGGTGCTGATCGGGCTCGCCCGGGCGTTGGAGGATGCGCTGCGCCAGGGCGACGAGTTGTACCGGATCGGCGGGGATGAGTTCGTCGCGGTGATCGAGGTGAATCGCCCCGAGGAGGCGGTCCGCGTCGCGGAACGGCTCACCGAGGCAGCTCGCCGGGTGGGCCGCACGATAAGCGTCGGAGTGGCTCTGCCTCGGCCCGGCGAGTCCCCCGAACTCGCCCTACGCCGCGCCGACCAAGCCCTCTACGCGGTCAAACGACAGGGCCGCGACGGCGTCCACCTCTCCGCCGCCTAA
- a CDS encoding GatB/YqeY domain-containing protein: MSTLKDRLTADMRAALKARDELTTSTLRMALAAVGTAEVSGKAKRELSDDEVVAVLTKEAKKRREAATAFADAGRAEQAARESAEGEVLDRYLPKQLSDAELTELVTQALAAGGFTGKAQMGPAMKAAQAAVAGQAEGGRVAAEVRRQLGL, translated from the coding sequence ATGAGCACGCTGAAGGATCGCCTCACCGCCGACATGCGCGCCGCCCTGAAGGCCCGCGATGAGCTGACCACCTCCACGCTGCGGATGGCCCTGGCCGCCGTGGGCACGGCCGAGGTCTCCGGCAAGGCCAAGCGGGAGCTCAGCGACGACGAGGTGGTGGCCGTGCTGACCAAGGAGGCCAAGAAGCGCCGCGAGGCCGCCACCGCCTTCGCCGACGCGGGCCGCGCCGAGCAGGCCGCGAGGGAGAGCGCCGAGGGCGAGGTGCTGGACCGCTACCTGCCGAAGCAGCTCTCCGACGCCGAGCTGACCGAGCTGGTGACGCAGGCGCTCGCCGCGGGCGGCTTCACCGGCAAGGCCCAGATGGGCCCGGCGATGAAGGCGGCCCAGGCCGCGGTGGCCGGCCAGGCCGAGGGGGGTCGGGTGGCCGCCGAGGTACGCCGCCAACTGGGCCTCTGA